A DNA window from Allokutzneria albata contains the following coding sequences:
- the lipB gene encoding lipoyl(octanoyl) transferase LipB, with amino-acid sequence MKGFRSLARVDLGELPYDAAVRAMEEWAEQCRAGTAGDRLFLLSHPPVVTYGPRTPREHLPTDLPTVSVDRGGLATYHGPGQIVGYLVANVRERGPADVVRWMENGIIAALADLGFPARRRDTPPGSTSLIGVWTPDDRKIAAIGMRIRGGVSTHGFALNVDPDMSAYERFTACGLAEPTTSLRQWAEELGRDVPTEERTRDALALALGAVSAGAVWSLRR; translated from the coding sequence ATGAAGGGGTTCCGATCACTGGCGCGGGTCGATCTCGGCGAGCTGCCCTACGACGCGGCGGTGCGGGCGATGGAGGAGTGGGCGGAGCAGTGCCGGGCGGGCACCGCTGGGGACCGGCTCTTCCTGCTGTCGCACCCGCCGGTCGTCACGTACGGCCCGCGGACCCCGCGGGAGCACCTTCCAACTGACCTGCCGACCGTGTCCGTCGACCGGGGTGGCCTGGCCACCTACCACGGGCCCGGTCAGATCGTCGGCTACCTCGTCGCCAACGTCAGGGAACGCGGACCGGCCGATGTGGTGCGCTGGATGGAGAACGGCATCATCGCCGCGCTCGCCGACCTCGGTTTCCCCGCCCGCCGCCGCGACACGCCACCCGGCAGCACCAGCCTGATCGGGGTCTGGACGCCGGACGACCGCAAGATCGCCGCGATCGGCATGCGCATCCGCGGTGGCGTCAGCACGCATGGTTTCGCGCTGAACGTCGACCCGGACATGAGCGCCTACGAACGCTTCACGGCCTGCGGGCTGGCCGAGCCCACGACCTCCCTCCGGCAGTGGGCCGAGGAGCTGGGCCGGGACGTTCCCACCGAGGAGCGGACCCGGGACGCCCTCGCCCTGGCGCTCGGCGCCGTCAGCGCAGGCGCCGTGTGGTCCCTTCGTCGGTGA
- a CDS encoding methyltransferase domain-containing protein, translating into MVNDLIHALDRLDAMPAAVDLRQRSYELLGAGAGDAVLDVGCGSGLAVAELAALGTAAAGVDPNPEMIEIARQRYPREEFLLGSAEALPHADASLRGYRADKVLHAVPDPAAAMAEAARVLAPGGRIVVLGQDWGGIAVDSDEPVLTRRLLAALSEGVPHPMIARRSRNLLLDAGFRDVEVEGRLAVFTRADAMMHLLRRASNDPDGASWLADQLDRAERDRFFGMAPIVIASGTR; encoded by the coding sequence ATGGTCAACGACTTGATCCACGCACTCGACCGCCTCGACGCGATGCCCGCCGCGGTGGACCTGCGGCAGCGGTCCTACGAGCTCCTGGGCGCCGGGGCGGGGGACGCCGTGCTCGACGTGGGCTGCGGCAGCGGGCTCGCGGTGGCCGAACTCGCCGCGCTCGGCACCGCGGCCGCCGGGGTGGACCCGAACCCGGAGATGATCGAGATCGCGCGACAGCGCTACCCGCGCGAGGAGTTCCTCCTCGGCTCGGCGGAGGCACTGCCGCACGCGGACGCCTCGTTGCGCGGGTACCGGGCCGACAAGGTGCTGCACGCCGTGCCCGATCCGGCGGCCGCGATGGCCGAGGCGGCCAGGGTGCTGGCACCGGGCGGGCGGATCGTGGTGCTGGGCCAGGACTGGGGCGGTATCGCGGTCGACTCGGACGAGCCGGTGCTGACCCGTCGCCTGTTGGCGGCGCTGTCCGAGGGCGTTCCGCATCCCATGATCGCGCGCCGCTCGCGGAACCTGTTGCTGGACGCGGGCTTCCGCGATGTCGAGGTCGAGGGACGGCTCGCGGTGTTCACCAGGGCCGACGCGATGATGCACCTGCTGCGGCGCGCCTCGAACGATCCGGACGGGGCGTCCTGGCTGGCCGATCAGCTCGACCGGGCCGAGCGCGACCGCTTCTTCGGCATGGCCCCGATCGTCATCGCCTCCGGCACCCGCTGA
- a CDS encoding MerR family transcriptional regulator, producing MKSSITIGELAGRFGLATHVLRHWESMGLLEPSRQSGGHRRYGEHDLERVMFILKAKDVGLTLEDMREFLHAPAGADRLALLRNQRARLEERVRAAQQALELLAHVLRCEHEDVMDCPNFRAMLRS from the coding sequence ATGAAGTCAAGCATCACGATCGGGGAACTCGCCGGGCGGTTCGGGCTGGCCACGCACGTGCTCCGGCACTGGGAGTCGATGGGCCTGCTCGAACCGTCCCGCCAGTCGGGCGGGCACCGCAGGTACGGCGAGCACGACCTGGAACGCGTGATGTTCATCCTCAAGGCCAAGGACGTCGGCCTGACCCTGGAGGACATGCGCGAGTTCCTGCACGCGCCCGCCGGTGCCGACCGCCTCGCCCTGCTCAGGAACCAGCGAGCCCGGCTCGAAGAACGCGTGCGCGCCGCCCAGCAGGCACTGGAACTGCTCGCCCACGTGCTGCGGTGCGAGCACGAGGACGTCATGGACTGCCCGAACTTCCGTGCGATGCTGCGCTCCTAG
- a CDS encoding SAM-dependent methyltransferase: MADWIPDGIDLSRPSAARVYDYFLGGGHNFEVDRVFAERALAAHPFGRELAVINRTFVRRAVQFMLERGIRQFLDLGSGIPTVGNVHEIAGEGTRVVYVDCDDVAVAHTRLMLRDSDRATIVHADAARPDDVLGAPETRRMLDFGQPVGVLAATVFHYVSERQDPFGAAARYREAIMRGSYLAVSHLSSDGLPVRVGQMAELMKESQNNVHPRTRVEIARLFGDFEMVAPGLTGVAHWESERPTDAGRHEDVGLLLQAGIGRKP; this comes from the coding sequence ATGGCGGACTGGATTCCGGACGGGATCGACCTGAGCAGGCCGAGCGCGGCGCGCGTCTACGACTACTTCCTCGGGGGCGGGCACAACTTCGAGGTGGATCGCGTGTTCGCCGAGCGCGCGCTGGCCGCACACCCGTTCGGGCGCGAGCTGGCGGTGATCAACCGGACGTTCGTGCGCCGCGCCGTGCAGTTCATGCTGGAGCGCGGCATCCGCCAGTTCCTCGACCTCGGCTCGGGCATTCCCACCGTGGGCAACGTGCACGAGATCGCGGGGGAGGGCACCCGGGTCGTCTACGTGGACTGCGACGACGTCGCTGTCGCGCACACGCGGTTGATGCTCCGGGACAGCGATCGGGCCACGATCGTGCACGCCGACGCCGCGCGGCCCGACGACGTACTCGGGGCGCCGGAGACCAGGAGGATGCTCGACTTCGGTCAGCCGGTCGGCGTGCTCGCGGCCACCGTCTTCCACTACGTCTCCGAGCGGCAGGACCCCTTCGGTGCTGCCGCTCGGTACCGGGAGGCGATCATGCGGGGCAGCTACCTGGCGGTCAGTCATCTCTCCAGCGACGGCCTGCCCGTCCGCGTCGGGCAGATGGCGGAGCTGATGAAGGAGTCCCAGAACAACGTCCACCCGCGAACCCGTGTGGAGATCGCCCGGTTGTTCGGCGACTTCGAGATGGTCGCGCCCGGGCTCACGGGCGTGGCGCACTGGGAGTCGGAGCGGCCGACCGACGCGGGGCGGCACGAGGACGTCGGCCTGCTCCTGCAGGCCGGGATAGGCCGCAAGCCCTAG
- a CDS encoding APC family permease, whose translation MTYFAIAVGAPLTIMAGAVSTGYAITGQIGIPLGFVLMGVVLGLFCVGYVTMAPHVPNAGAFNAYISKGLGRPAGVAGGWASLIAYNTMQIGFFGALGDATEPLFRGWFGLELAWWAYSLAGWAIVAYLGLQHIDLNGLVLCVLMIAECLVIIVYSIANLANPAAGAVTVDTLSLGNLFAPGVGVLFAIAILGFVGFETTVVLCEEARSPRRTVPVATYLSLGAMTLLYALGS comes from the coding sequence GTGACGTATTTCGCCATCGCCGTCGGCGCGCCGCTCACAATCATGGCCGGGGCGGTGAGCACCGGTTACGCCATCACCGGGCAGATCGGCATCCCGCTGGGGTTCGTGCTGATGGGCGTGGTGCTGGGCCTGTTCTGCGTCGGCTACGTGACCATGGCCCCGCACGTGCCCAACGCGGGCGCGTTCAACGCCTACATCAGCAAGGGGCTCGGCAGGCCCGCCGGTGTCGCGGGCGGCTGGGCGTCGCTGATCGCCTACAACACGATGCAGATCGGCTTCTTCGGCGCCCTCGGCGACGCCACCGAACCGCTGTTCCGCGGCTGGTTCGGGCTGGAGCTGGCCTGGTGGGCGTACTCGCTCGCCGGCTGGGCCATCGTGGCCTACCTGGGGCTGCAGCACATCGACCTCAACGGCCTCGTGCTGTGCGTGCTGATGATCGCCGAGTGCCTGGTGATCATCGTCTACAGCATCGCGAACCTGGCCAACCCGGCGGCCGGTGCGGTCACCGTGGACACTCTGTCCCTGGGCAACCTGTTCGCCCCGGGCGTCGGCGTCCTCTTCGCCATCGCCATCCTGGGCTTCGTCGGTTTCGAGACCACGGTCGTCCTCTGCGAGGAGGCCAGGAGCCCGCGCCGGACCGTCCCGGTGGCCACCTACCTCTCGCTCGGCGCGATGACCCTGCTCTACGCGCTGGGCTCGTGA
- a CDS encoding PadR family transcriptional regulator — protein sequence MALRHAVLAALLDGDASGYELAKRFDVSVANFWSATPQQLYRELDQLERAGLVSGRVVAQERRPNKRVFTLTATGRAELRAFTAEPTRPAAMRDDLLVKLRALDAGDQEALYEAMSVRLEQARAKLARYDRLRADLLDGRDEDEYVREAEGIGPYLTLLGGRAYEQANIEWSTTVLRLLDERR from the coding sequence ATGGCTCTGCGCCACGCGGTCCTCGCCGCGCTGCTGGACGGGGACGCGTCCGGCTACGAGCTGGCGAAGCGCTTCGACGTGTCCGTGGCGAACTTCTGGTCCGCCACGCCGCAGCAGCTCTACCGCGAACTCGACCAGCTGGAGCGGGCAGGACTGGTCAGCGGCCGGGTCGTGGCGCAGGAGCGGCGGCCGAACAAGCGCGTGTTCACCCTCACCGCGACCGGCCGCGCTGAGCTGCGGGCGTTCACCGCTGAGCCGACCCGTCCGGCCGCGATGCGCGACGACCTCCTGGTGAAGCTGCGCGCACTGGATGCCGGGGACCAGGAAGCCCTGTACGAAGCCATGTCCGTGCGGTTGGAGCAGGCGCGCGCCAAACTCGCCCGCTATGACCGGCTCCGTGCGGACCTGCTCGACGGCCGGGACGAGGACGAGTACGTGCGCGAAGCGGAGGGGATCGGGCCCTACCTGACGTTGCTGGGCGGACGGGCCTACGAGCAGGCGAACATCGAGTGGTCCACCACCGTGCTGCGACTGCTGGACGAGCGCCGGTGA
- a CDS encoding L-tyrosine/L-tryptophan isonitrile synthase family protein, with amino-acid sequence MPVNRAVAELLDDTGRIRFDPRSVMVSPKAAAPLFPPLPLEDFPAHQGRGRTEEIDYAALAAQVRAGADDFLRSCWGRLRAIDDPARRVFEIMAAARYRAGSVEGTAFADNWGLWRGRLSQAVRDNAPIPIVLPSFPFKAPNPLKVRRRLPDMAELLCLMRLFEITQAIQAVHPAGAVFHILSESRIYAPLFEVSVHEAQVYRSEVDRMIGMLGAGGALRTVDILDEVIAPRQEDFDAVRDALEPELRQWWRDNADDAHRRYLVRNFIASVHAGNETAQLLANLLNTALTNDVIDAGDELARVRRKIEQRADQAAFTYTLLLCTLKLTDVMGKYAPGAIRATVHPKPGQWGIHLVNKKSSIYPWHGVAVRKPSGSWRVRTELDAIRSGAIPVRTGAYAMPFFYEEQ; translated from the coding sequence GTGCCGGTGAACCGAGCCGTGGCAGAACTGCTCGACGACACCGGGCGGATCCGGTTCGACCCGCGTTCGGTCATGGTGAGCCCGAAGGCCGCCGCACCGTTGTTCCCTCCGCTGCCGTTGGAGGACTTCCCAGCGCACCAAGGACGAGGCAGGACGGAGGAGATCGACTACGCGGCGCTCGCGGCGCAGGTCCGCGCGGGCGCGGACGACTTCCTCCGAAGTTGCTGGGGACGCCTTCGGGCCATCGACGATCCGGCCCGGCGTGTCTTCGAGATCATGGCCGCGGCCCGCTACCGCGCGGGAAGCGTGGAGGGCACGGCGTTCGCGGACAACTGGGGGCTGTGGCGCGGTCGGCTGTCCCAGGCGGTCCGCGACAACGCACCGATCCCCATCGTCCTGCCCTCCTTTCCTTTCAAGGCACCGAACCCGCTCAAGGTGCGGCGGCGGTTGCCGGACATGGCCGAGCTGCTGTGCCTGATGCGACTGTTCGAGATCACTCAGGCGATCCAGGCCGTGCACCCGGCCGGAGCGGTGTTCCACATCCTGTCCGAGAGCCGGATCTACGCGCCGTTGTTCGAAGTGAGCGTGCACGAAGCGCAGGTGTACCGCTCGGAGGTCGACCGCATGATCGGCATGCTCGGCGCGGGCGGCGCACTGCGCACGGTGGACATCCTCGACGAGGTCATCGCCCCGCGACAGGAGGACTTCGACGCGGTCCGCGACGCGTTGGAACCCGAACTGCGCCAATGGTGGCGGGACAACGCGGACGACGCGCACCGTCGGTACCTCGTGCGGAACTTCATCGCCAGCGTGCACGCCGGCAACGAGACCGCGCAGTTGCTCGCGAACCTGCTGAACACCGCACTGACCAACGACGTGATCGACGCCGGCGACGAGTTGGCGCGGGTGCGCCGGAAGATCGAGCAGCGCGCGGACCAAGCCGCGTTCACCTACACGCTCCTGCTCTGCACGCTGAAGCTGACCGACGTGATGGGCAAGTACGCCCCCGGCGCGATCAGAGCGACCGTGCACCCGAAGCCGGGCCAATGGGGAATCCACCTGGTGAACAAGAAGAGCAGCATCTATCCGTGGCACGGAGTGGCCGTGCGCAAGCCGAGCGGCTCCTGGCGTGTCCGGACCGAACTCGACGCGATCCGCAGCGGCGCCATCCCGGTCCGCACGGGCGCCTACGCGATGCCGTTCTTCTACGAGGAACAATGA
- a CDS encoding MBL fold metallo-hydrolase produces the protein MTSVHPVRERVPVQVLGGPTVLFEYGGSRFLTDPTFDDPGDYVVPGGSLTKTAPSRVAPADLGRVDVVLLSHDEHPDNLDTSGRALLARVPLTLTTTGGGQRLGKGARGLADWESIVLDRPGGGTITVTAVPAIHGPGPREEVEPVTGQVVGFVLTGADLPTVYVSGDNASLQAVQDIAGRFGPVDTAILFAGAPRFSVLFDGVPIVLDSAQAAEAARILGARRVVPVHHEGWAHFSEGRDDLVAAFTAAGLGARLDLDGSGLR, from the coding sequence GTGACGTCTGTCCACCCGGTGCGCGAGCGGGTCCCCGTCCAGGTGCTCGGCGGTCCGACCGTCCTGTTCGAGTACGGCGGGTCGCGGTTCCTCACCGATCCGACCTTCGACGACCCCGGGGACTACGTGGTGCCAGGCGGTTCGCTGACCAAGACGGCGCCCTCCCGCGTCGCGCCCGCCGACCTCGGCCGCGTCGACGTGGTCCTGCTCTCCCACGACGAGCACCCCGACAACCTCGACACCTCCGGCCGGGCCCTGCTCGCGCGCGTTCCGCTCACCCTCACCACCACAGGGGGCGGGCAGCGCCTGGGGAAGGGGGCGAGGGGCCTGGCCGACTGGGAGTCGATCGTCCTGGACCGTCCCGGCGGCGGCACGATCACCGTCACCGCCGTGCCCGCCATCCACGGTCCGGGCCCGCGCGAGGAGGTCGAGCCGGTCACCGGCCAGGTCGTCGGCTTCGTCCTGACCGGTGCGGACCTGCCCACGGTCTACGTCAGCGGCGACAACGCCTCGCTGCAGGCGGTCCAGGACATCGCCGGGCGCTTCGGCCCGGTGGACACCGCGATCCTCTTCGCCGGGGCTCCCCGCTTCTCCGTCCTCTTCGACGGTGTGCCCATCGTCCTCGACAGCGCCCAGGCGGCTGAGGCGGCCAGGATCCTTGGCGCTCGCAGGGTCGTTCCCGTGCACCACGAGGGGTGGGCCCACTTCTCCGAAGGCCGTGACGACCTGGTGGCCGCCTTCACCGCGGCTGGCCTCGGTGCCCGCCTGGATCTGGACGGGTCCGGGCTCCGGTGA
- a CDS encoding MFS transporter codes for MTASAPVEALPRVQRRTLIVLVAAQVLGGAGPAVSATVVALLAQDMLGSTSLAGLPSALVTTGSALAAAIVGWICQAHGRRPGLVAGYLSGAVGSAGVITAAVIGSPLLFLLALFVYGAGMSTNLQARYAGADLAVPARRARAVSTVLVATTLGGVVGPNLAAPAGEFARGLGIPHLAGPFLLAGAAYVLAAVVLAVGLRPDPLLLARNDNAERPAEPDTANGLPHLDGGGRRSVVLVGALVMVLAQLVTYPIMMMTPVHVQGHGHGTAASGFVIAVHIGAMFLPSPLTGWLVDRHGPRRIAAASGLLLLAGALTAAVAPGAAITTLAVALALLGLGWNLGMISGTAMITHAAPPATRARTQSLVDAAIAIAGATGGMASGLVVDAAGLPALALAGGLVALVLLATLRRGT; via the coding sequence GTGACGGCGTCCGCGCCCGTCGAAGCGCTGCCCCGGGTGCAGCGCCGCACCCTGATCGTCCTGGTCGCCGCCCAAGTCCTCGGTGGCGCCGGGCCCGCGGTCAGCGCGACGGTCGTCGCCCTGCTCGCGCAGGACATGCTCGGTTCGACGAGTCTCGCCGGGCTGCCCAGCGCCCTGGTCACCACCGGGTCCGCGCTGGCGGCCGCAATCGTCGGATGGATCTGCCAAGCTCACGGGCGCCGCCCAGGTCTGGTCGCCGGTTACCTGTCGGGTGCGGTCGGCAGTGCGGGCGTCATCACCGCCGCCGTCATCGGCAGCCCGCTGCTGTTCCTGCTCGCGCTGTTCGTCTACGGCGCCGGGATGTCCACGAACCTGCAAGCTCGTTACGCCGGAGCCGACCTGGCGGTCCCCGCGCGACGCGCCCGCGCCGTGTCCACCGTGCTGGTCGCCACCACGTTGGGCGGCGTGGTGGGCCCCAACCTCGCCGCCCCCGCCGGCGAGTTCGCCCGCGGTCTTGGCATCCCGCACCTGGCCGGGCCGTTCCTCCTCGCAGGCGCCGCATACGTCCTGGCCGCCGTTGTCCTGGCCGTCGGGCTGCGCCCAGACCCATTGCTGCTGGCGCGCAACGACAATGCCGAACGTCCAGCCGAGCCCGACACCGCCAACGGCCTGCCGCACCTGGACGGCGGAGGGCGTCGCTCGGTCGTGCTCGTCGGCGCACTCGTGATGGTGCTCGCCCAGCTGGTCACGTACCCGATCATGATGATGACGCCCGTCCACGTGCAGGGCCACGGCCACGGCACCGCCGCATCCGGCTTCGTCATCGCCGTCCACATCGGCGCGATGTTCCTGCCGTCGCCGCTGACCGGCTGGCTCGTCGACCGCCACGGCCCCCGCAGGATCGCCGCCGCGTCCGGGCTGCTCCTGCTGGCCGGTGCGCTCACCGCCGCCGTCGCCCCCGGCGCGGCGATCACCACGCTGGCGGTGGCCCTCGCCCTCCTGGGACTGGGCTGGAACCTCGGCATGATCAGCGGCACCGCGATGATCACCCACGCCGCGCCGCCTGCCACCCGCGCCAGGACCCAGAGCCTGGTCGACGCCGCCATCGCGATCGCGGGTGCCACCGGCGGCATGGCTTCGGGCCTCGTCGTCGACGCTGCGGGCTTGCCCGCCTTGGCCCTCGCAGGCGGTCTCGTCGCCCTCGTGCTCCTGGCAACCCTCAGACGTGGCACGTGA
- a CDS encoding TetR/AcrR family transcriptional regulator, giving the protein MATRRYEQRLRAESAEQTRRRILDALVQRLREAPAEPVSVDRVAKIARVARPTVYAIFGSRAGLFEAFGVDLVQRSGFDRMLEASAHPDARQALRGAIEGVVSMYAANRHEMRVLSSMALLDAAAAGGAVQQMEQGRSDGMARLARRLSDQGVLRADVTVDQATDLLWLLTSFDSFDALHTGRARSAPAVARTLIATAERGLCDAHPG; this is encoded by the coding sequence ATGGCGACCCGCAGGTACGAGCAGCGGCTGCGCGCGGAGTCGGCGGAGCAGACCCGGCGCCGCATCCTCGACGCCCTCGTGCAGCGCCTGCGCGAGGCACCGGCCGAACCGGTCAGCGTGGACCGCGTCGCCAAGATCGCCCGTGTCGCGCGGCCCACCGTCTACGCGATCTTCGGGTCACGCGCAGGCCTGTTCGAGGCCTTCGGCGTGGACCTGGTGCAGCGCAGCGGATTCGACCGCATGCTCGAAGCATCGGCCCACCCCGACGCGCGCCAGGCCCTGCGCGGCGCGATCGAGGGCGTCGTCTCCATGTACGCCGCCAACCGCCACGAGATGCGCGTGCTGTCGTCGATGGCCCTGCTCGACGCCGCCGCTGCCGGTGGCGCCGTCCAGCAGATGGAGCAGGGCCGGTCCGACGGCATGGCGCGTCTCGCCCGACGCTTGAGCGACCAGGGAGTTCTGCGCGCCGACGTCACCGTCGACCAGGCAACCGATCTGCTCTGGCTGCTCACGAGCTTCGACAGCTTCGACGCGCTCCACACCGGGCGGGCCCGCTCCGCTCCCGCTGTCGCGCGGACCTTGATCGCCACCGCCGAGCGCGGCCTGTGCGACGCGCACCCCGGATGA
- a CDS encoding APC family permease, with the protein MSVATGPGQIAALAHTHGSNLIFDLAGDNLGGVWVVIGRLLYVTSVLAALIAFHNTTARYAFSLGRERLLPSALGTTSQRTSSPRLGSLAQSAVAGTVIVIYGLAGGHPVRDLFFIWTASGSLGILMLIATTSVAIVVFFAREDTGESAWRRVVAPVLAAAGCLTAVVLVLANFDKMLEVDDSSPLRWGVPGVYLVIAVLGVLWGVRLRGRRPDIYATIGLGAKSAAGTGLGMLTDEGTTRRLR; encoded by the coding sequence ATGAGCGTGGCGACCGGACCCGGCCAGATCGCCGCCCTCGCGCACACCCACGGCTCCAACCTGATCTTCGACCTGGCCGGGGACAACCTCGGCGGCGTGTGGGTGGTCATCGGCAGGCTGCTCTACGTGACCAGCGTGCTGGCCGCGCTGATCGCCTTCCACAACACCACGGCGCGCTACGCCTTCTCCCTCGGCCGCGAGCGGCTGCTGCCCTCCGCGCTCGGCACGACCTCCCAGCGCACCAGCTCCCCCCGGCTCGGTTCGCTCGCGCAGAGCGCCGTCGCGGGTACGGTGATCGTCATCTACGGCCTGGCGGGCGGGCACCCCGTGCGCGACCTGTTCTTCATCTGGACCGCCTCGGGCAGCCTGGGAATCCTGATGCTCATCGCCACCACCTCGGTGGCCATCGTGGTGTTCTTCGCCCGCGAGGACACCGGGGAGAGCGCGTGGCGCCGCGTCGTCGCCCCGGTGCTGGCCGCCGCCGGGTGCCTGACCGCGGTGGTGCTGGTGCTGGCCAACTTCGACAAGATGCTCGAGGTCGACGACAGCTCGCCGCTGCGGTGGGGTGTTCCCGGGGTCTACCTGGTCATCGCCGTGCTCGGCGTGCTCTGGGGAGTGCGGCTGCGCGGACGGCGTCCCGACATCTACGCGACGATCGGCCTCGGCGCGAAGAGCGCGGCCGGAACCGGCCTGGGAATGCTCACCGACGAAGGGACCACACGGCGCCTGCGCTGA
- a CDS encoding nuclear transport factor 2 family protein: MRAFRLAVEAQDMEAAVALLADDVVFRSPVVFRPYQGREAVATILRAVFRVFEDFRYEREIGAPGAADQVLVFRARVGEREIEGADFLHLDDNGRIGEFTVMVRPLSAAHALADAMRAELAR; this comes from the coding sequence GTGCGTGCGTTCCGACTCGCGGTCGAGGCACAGGACATGGAGGCGGCCGTCGCGCTGCTCGCCGACGACGTCGTCTTCCGCAGCCCTGTCGTCTTCCGCCCCTACCAGGGCCGCGAAGCGGTCGCAACGATCCTCCGCGCCGTCTTCCGGGTGTTCGAGGACTTCCGCTACGAGCGCGAGATCGGCGCCCCGGGCGCCGCGGACCAGGTGCTCGTCTTCCGCGCCCGTGTCGGGGAACGCGAGATCGAGGGCGCCGACTTCCTGCACCTCGACGACAACGGCCGCATCGGCGAGTTCACCGTGATGGTCCGCCCGCTCAGCGCGGCGCACGCCCTGGCCGACGCGATGCGAGCGGAGCTCGCGCGATGA
- a CDS encoding HAD family hydrolase, producing MIRLVAFDLDGTLTRGRTCLETAADACGFADRMPVWQRSRTDQETATARLEAWELLRGSDIALLASVPLAPGAAEGIATLRTSGISTVIVSLAFTTHAEYFARKLGLDAVIATDPDRGRHVFSATKPVLLREHASSLGIGPEEIAAVGDSPGDVPMLSSCGTSVYVGGELPAGFRPTLHLPGGAIDEIARVVLGLGGR from the coding sequence ATGATCCGGCTTGTCGCGTTCGACCTCGACGGCACCCTCACCAGGGGTCGCACCTGCTTGGAGACCGCTGCCGATGCGTGCGGTTTCGCCGACCGGATGCCGGTGTGGCAGCGTTCCCGCACCGACCAGGAGACCGCCACCGCACGCCTTGAGGCCTGGGAACTCCTTCGAGGAAGCGATATCGCGCTCCTCGCGTCGGTTCCGCTGGCGCCGGGGGCCGCGGAAGGAATCGCCACGCTGCGGACCTCGGGCATCAGCACGGTGATCGTCTCCTTGGCTTTCACCACCCACGCCGAGTACTTCGCCCGCAAGCTCGGGCTGGACGCGGTGATCGCGACCGACCCGGATCGCGGCCGGCACGTCTTCTCCGCCACCAAGCCCGTTCTGCTGAGGGAACACGCGAGTTCGCTCGGCATCGGGCCGGAGGAGATCGCCGCCGTCGGGGACAGCCCCGGAGACGTCCCGATGCTGAGCTCGTGCGGCACGTCCGTCTACGTGGGCGGCGAACTGCCGGCAGGGTTCCGGCCTACCCTGCACCTCCCAGGGGGCGCCATCGACGAGATCGCCCGCGTCGTCCTCGGGCTCGGCGGCCGCTGA
- a CDS encoding CGNR zinc finger domain-containing protein, with the protein MSEPSTAEPPLPPAPGAGQYVALDFVNSAIALPNGHFVDLLGTPAATSSWLVERGLAPADVDVQEMCATQLRSMREHLRSLCASRVAGLPALPTALSAVNDALSRVPTAALLHWDEKDGPYRAVPCPTNEILDHALATLAASGADLLTGPDAERLTQCGSTPCNRYLLRHGRRHWCSTRCGDRARAARAYARRTEPGT; encoded by the coding sequence ATGAGCGAGCCCTCGACCGCCGAACCCCCGTTGCCGCCCGCGCCGGGAGCCGGGCAGTACGTCGCGCTCGACTTCGTCAACAGCGCCATCGCGCTGCCGAACGGGCATTTCGTCGATCTCCTCGGTACCCCGGCCGCGACGAGCAGCTGGCTCGTGGAACGCGGTCTCGCGCCAGCGGACGTCGACGTGCAGGAGATGTGCGCGACACAGCTGCGCTCGATGCGCGAACACCTGAGGTCGTTGTGCGCCTCCCGGGTCGCGGGGCTTCCCGCCCTGCCAACCGCCCTGTCCGCCGTGAACGACGCGCTCAGCCGGGTGCCCACGGCCGCTCTGCTGCACTGGGACGAGAAGGACGGTCCTTACCGCGCGGTTCCGTGCCCCACCAACGAGATCCTCGACCACGCCCTCGCGACCCTCGCGGCCAGTGGAGCGGATCTGCTCACCGGCCCCGACGCCGAGCGCCTGACGCAGTGCGGCTCCACGCCCTGCAACCGCTATCTGTTGCGCCACGGTCGCCGCCACTGGTGCTCAACGCGTTGCGGCGACCGCGCCCGCGCAGCTCGCGCCTACGCACGTCGCACCGAACCCGGGACATAG